The following are from one region of the Neurospora crassa OR74A linkage group III, whole genome shotgun sequence genome:
- a CDS encoding cell cycle control protein cwf14 — protein sequence MPAIRPASKRKPPPEGFADIEEDLLIFANKMKDAQNAPTDNIPKHQAKWPIFQISHQRSRYIYELYYEKEAISKQLYEWLLKNGYADAMLIAKWKKNGYEKLCCLRCIQTKETNFNSTCICRVPKAELKEGQDVQCVSCGCRGCATGD from the coding sequence ATGCCAGCCATTCGCCCCGCCTCGAAGCGCAAGCCGCCCCCAGAGGGTTTTGCCGACATTGAGGAGGATCTGCTCATCTTCGCCAACAAGATGAAGGACGCACAGAACGCCCCGACGGACAACATACCCAAGCACCAGGCCAAATGGCCTATCTTCCAGATCTCGCACCAGCGGAGCCGGTACATCTATGAGCTCTACTACGAAAAAGAGGCCATCAGCAAGCAGCTGTACGAGTGGCTGCTCAAGAATGGATACGCGGACGCGATGCTGATcgccaagtggaagaagaacggcTACGAGAAGCTCTGCTGCCTGCGCTGCATACAGACCAAGGAGACCAACTTCAACTCGACGTGCATCTGCCGCGTGCCCAAGGCCGAGCTGAAGGAGGGCCAGGATGTGCAGTGCGTGAGCTGTGGGTGCAGAGGGTGTGCTACTGGTgattga
- a CDS encoding adenosine kinase → MLLTHPITRPQRLIAGKLESLIGVSYAVGARRHGQPSAAGATRCFYSTAPVNPFPAANPSTSNLVRGCDPAVGCFSLSASNLIPVNNSFHTTTPSRFSIRSNPFSKMAATKDYRLLCLENPLLDIQAFGDEALLEKYGLKANDAILAEEKHQGLFEDLLQNYDAKLIAGGAAQNTARGAQYLLPPNSVVYLGGVGDDKYAAILHDAVKQAGLRVEYRVDPKISTGRCGVVITGHNRSMCTELGAANHYDLEHLKKPEVWSLVENAEVYYVGGYHFTVCPPAIMELAKQAASGNKPFILSLSAPFICQFFKEPLDASAPYWDYVIGNEGEAAAYAESHGLNTTDVKEIAKALANLPKENTQRKRVAIITQGTEPTIVAIQGEDEVKEYPVHSIDPAKINDTNGAGDAFAGGFAAGVVEGKSIEESIHMGQWLAKLSIQELGPSYPFPKQAYPGHN, encoded by the exons ATGCTTTTGACACATCCAATAACTCGACCACAACGTCTCATCGCTGGCAAGCTTGAGTCTCTCATCGGTGTCTCCTATGCTGTTGGAGCTCGCCGACATGGTCAACCTAGTGCTGCTGGGGCAACTCGGTGTTTCTACTCCACCGCCCCAGTGAATCCATTCCCTGCGGCGAATCCTTCCACCTCGAACCTAGTGCGCGGTTGCGACCCCGCCGTGGGCTGCTTCTCGCTGTCAGCTTCGAATCTTATCCCAGTCAACAACTCTTTCCACACAACAACCCCAAGTCGCTTCAGCATTCGTAGCAACCCGTTCAGCAAGATGGCCGCCACCAAGGACTACAGACTTCTCTGCCTTGAGAATCCCCTTCTCG ACATCCAAGCCTTTGGCGATGAGGCTCTCCTCGAGAAGTACGGCCTCAAGGCCAACGACGCCATCctcgccgaggagaagcaCCAGGGCCTCTTCGAGGACCTCCTCCAGAACTACGATGCTAAGCTGATTGCCGGTGGCGCTGCCCAGAACACCGCCCGCGGTGCTCAgtacctcctccctcccaacAGTGTCGTCTACCTCGGCGGTGTCGGTGACGACAAGTACGCTGCCATCCTCCACGATGCTGTCAAGCAGGCTGGCCTCCGCGTCGAGTACCGTGTCGACCCCAAGATCAGCACCGGCCGTTGCGGTGTTGTCATCACTGGCCACAACCGCTCCATGTGCACTGAGCTCGGTGCCGCCAACCACTACGACCTTGAGCACTTGAAGAAGCCCGAGGTTTGGTCCCTTGTCGAGAACGCCGAGGTCTACTATGTCGGCGGCTACCACTTCACCGTCTGCCCTCCCGCCATCATGGAGCTCGCTAAGCAGGCTGCCAGCGGCAACAAGCCCTTCATCCTCTCGCTCTCCGCCCCCTTCATCTGCCAGTTCTTCAAGGAACCCCTTGATGCCTCCGCTCCCTACTGGGACTACGTGATCGGCAATGAGGGCGAGGCCGCCGCCTACGCCGAGTCCCACGGCCTCAACACCACAGATGTTAAGGAGATCGCAAAGGCTCTTGCCAACCTTCCCAAGGAGAACACCCAGCGCAAGCGCGTTGCCATCATCACCCAGGGCACCGAGCCTACCATTGTTGCCATCCAGGGCGAGGATGAGGTCAAGGAGTACCCCGTCCACTCCATCGACCCCGCCAAGATCAACGACACCAACGGTGCCGGTGACGCCTTCGCTGGCGGCTTCGCTGCCGGTGTCGTCGAGGGCAAGTCTATCGAGGAGTCCATTCACATGGGCCAATGGCTCGCTAAGCTCTCCATCCAGGAGCTCGGTCCCTC CTACCCTTTCCCCAAGCAGGCTTACCCCGGCCACAACTAA
- a CDS encoding DNA-directed RNA polymerase I and III polypeptide encodes MGKITKFGDEGEEVTMKETPTSHQPEAQDDVSMADAGEEGEEGDEEYEEGEGTKVRLLPGSTPTAASFEFLDENHTLGNALRYVIMKNPDVEFCAYAIPHPSEAKMNVRIQTYEGTTAVEALRKGLRDIQDLCDVVSDKFLEARKDFTDKKAAASA; translated from the exons ATGGGCAAGATCACCAAGTTCGGCgacgagggcgaggaggttACCATGAAGGAGACCCCGACTTCTCACCAGCCGGAGGCTCAGGATGATGTCTCTATGGCCGATGCgggcgaggaaggagaggagggagatgaggagtatgaggagggagagggtaCTAAAGTTAGACTT CTTCCTGGTTCTACGCCCACGGCCGCTTCTTTCGAGTTCCTTGATGAGAACCATACCCTTGGTAACGCGCTCAGATACGTCATCATGAAGAA CCCTGATGTCGAATTCTGCGCCTACGCCATTCCTCATCCCTCCGAAGCCAAAATGAACGTTAGAATTCAGACCTATG AGGGCACAACTGCTGTCGAGGCACTCCGCAAGGGTCTGCGTGACATTCAAGATCTTTGCGACGTCGTTTCGGATAAGTTCCTTGAGGCGCGCAAGGACTTTACTGATAAGAAGGCCGCTGCGTCTGCCTAA
- the nuo14.8 gene encoding NADH:ubiquinone oxidoreductase 14.8kD subunit: MRTTNRPTLANGTATTSKGPQVTNWPKMPITPTKYAITTRQSANWSDAKRRVFALYRRWLRSTPEMQSMYSLPLPISVIRTRIRQEFERNRFVNKLPVVDVLLTKGHADYQETMNFWRQTTHMMSYFNEESFRGAKRLPSSFIDGFLQGRN, encoded by the exons ATGCGAACGACGAATCGACCGACCCTGGCGAACGGAACGGCGACAACCTCCAAAGGTCCTCAAGTCACGAATTGGCCCAAAATGCCCATCACACCTACCAAGtacgccatcaccaccaggcAGT CGGCAAACTGGAGCGACGCCAAGCGGAGGGTGTTCGCCCTTTATCGGCGATGGCTTCGTTCG ACACCCGAGATGCAGTCTATGTACTCACTACCCCTCCCCATTTCGGTCATTCGCACTCGCATCAGGCAGGAATTCGAGCGCAACCGCTTCGTTAACAAGTTGCCCGTGGTGGATGTTCTGCTCACAAAGGGCCATGCCGACTATCAA GAAACCATGAACTTTTGGCGCCAGACGACTCACATGATGTCGTACTTCAACGAGGAGAGCTTCCGTGGAGCCAAGAGACTTCCCTCCAGCTTTATCGATGGCTTCCTGCAG GGTCGCAACTAA
- a CDS encoding 60S ribosomal protein L2, translating to MGRVIRNQRKGRGSIFTANTRLNKAPAKFRSLDYAERHGYIRGVVKEIIHDPGRGAPLARVVFNSPYKFKKQRETFIANEGMYTGQFIYAGKNAALTVGNVLPLGSVPEGTVVSNVEEKVGDRGAIGRTSGNYVTVVGHNPEEGKTRIKLPSGAKKVVSSSARGMIGIVAGGGRTDKPLLKASRAKHKFAVKRNSWPKTRGVAMNPVDHPHGGGNHQHIGKASTISRYAAQGQKAGLIAARRTGLLRGTQKTKE from the exons ATGGGTCGCGTC ATTCGCAACCAACGTAAGGGCCGCGGTTCCATCTTCACCGCCAACACCCGGTTGAACAAGGCCCCGGCTAAGTTCAGATCTCTCGACTATGCCGAGCGCCACGGCTACATCCGTGGTGTTGTGAAGGAGATCATCCACGACCCCGGTCGTGGTGCTCCTCTCGCCCGCGTTGTCTTCAACTCCCCCTACAAGTTCAAGAAGCAGCGCGAGACCTTCATCGCCAACGAGGGCATGTACACCGGCCAGTTCATCTACGCCGGCAAGAACGCTGCTCTCACCGTCGGCAACGTCCTCCCCCTCGGCTCCGTCCCTGAGGGTACCGTCGTCTCCAACGTCGAGGAGAAGGTTGGTGACCGTGGTGCTATCGGCCGTACTTCCGGTAACTACGTCACTGTTGTCGGCCACAACCCCGAGGAGGGCAAGACCCGCATCAAGCTTCCCTCCGGTGCCAAGAAGGTTGTCTCCAGCAGCGCTCGTGGCATGATCGGTATCGTCGCCGGTGGTGGCCGTACCGACAAGCCCCTCCTTA AGGCTTCTCGTGCCAAGCACAAGTTCGCTGTCAAGCGCAACAGCTGGCCCAAGACTCGTGGTGTTGCCATGAACCCCGTCGACCATCCTCACGGTGGT GGTAACCACCAACATATTGGTAAGGCTTCTACCATCTCCAGGTACGCTGCCCAGGGTCAGAAGGCGGGTCTCATTGCCGCCAGGAGAACTGGTCTCCTCCGCGGTACCCAGAAGACCAAGGAGTAA
- a CDS encoding C2H2 type zinc finger domain-containing protein, which produces MKRSREPEEDPLPYQQTVTTTSSLYPNQQQLGDTTETTTSRSTSADASGSPPAAKIAGLDPTESLSQPRMQMKCSLPPHKDTLVFLTYSEYESHYNSIHTNRCLECRKNFPSSHLLGLHIEENHDSFTAVKRDKGEHTYSCFVEGCERKCMTPQKRRMHLIDKHMYPKNFFFAVTLHGIDGRQSMLLDERRPKQKRVHKPSAAETHASSSDPKVNSKSKPPSEMKERMEVDRPEPTPTSTKPDAEMTDQPHEEAVEEPADVDMGDLVGKMSALQFVPSSVRFGRGRGGKTGFAKR; this is translated from the exons ATGAAGCGGTCACGCGAACCCGAGGAGGACCCTCTGCCCTATCAACAAACAGTAACAACGACAAGCTCTCTTTATCCAAACCAACAGCAATTGGGTGATACCACCGAGACAACAACGAGCCGATCTACCAGCGCCGATGCCTCCGGGTCACCACCCGCTGCAAAGATCGCTGGGCTAGATCCCACCGAAAGCCTCAGCCAACCCAGGATGCAGATGAAATGTTCGCTGCCGCCACACAAGGACACACTGGTGTTTTTGACATACTCCGAGTACGAATCCCATTACAACAGCATCCACACCAACCGGTGCCTCGAGTGCCGTAAAAACTTCCCCTCGTCTCATCTACTTGGGCTGCACATCGAGGAGAATCATGACTCCTTCACGGCTGTCAAAAGAGACAAAGGTGAACACACG TACTCCTGCTTCGTGGAAGGTTGCGAAAGGAAATGCATGACCCCCCAAAAGCGACGGATGCATCTCATTGATAAGCACATGTACCCAAAGAATTTCTTCTTCGCGGTGACACTGCACGGTATTGACGGGCGGCAGTCGATGTTGTTGGATGAACGGCGGCCGAAACAGAAACGGGTCCACAAGCCATCGGCAGCGGAAACACATGCCAGCTCTTCCGACCCAAAGGTCAACTCCAAGTCAAAGCCTCCATCAGAAATGAAGGAGCGGATGGAAGTAGATCGGCCCGAGCCCACTCCAACATCGACGAAACCCGATGCTGAGATGACAGACCAACCGCACGAGGAGGCCGTTGAGGAGCCGGCTGACGTGGATATGGGAGACTTGGTAGGCAAGATGTCTGCACTGCAGTTCGTACCCTCCAGTGTCAGATTTGGTCGTGGTCGTGGAGGAAAGACTGGATTCGCCAAAAGGTGA